In Zingiber officinale cultivar Zhangliang chromosome 1A, Zo_v1.1, whole genome shotgun sequence, a genomic segment contains:
- the LOC122037915 gene encoding uncharacterized protein LOC122037915 isoform X2 has product MAIFSRINVLGDEKRLRIFEQVSHGFRHVNSSSIHDLQRCRSNLESLFCYDKSYPEENIEKPVGLCMDKKEIGNNPPCTACEVKGAVLCATCEGSGLYVDSILESQGIIVKVRCLGCGGTGNIMCSRCGGRGHIGLQ; this is encoded by the exons ATGGCCATCTTTAGTAGGATCAATGTCTTAGGTGATGAAAAGAGACTTCGAATATTTGAGCAAGTATCTCATGGATTCAGACAT GTTAACTCAAGTTCAATCCATGATTTACAGAGGTGTCGAAGCAATCTTGAATCCCTGTTCTGCTACGATAAGTCTTATCCAGAGGAGAATATAGAGAAACCAGTTGGTTTATGTATGGATAAGAAGGAAATAGGGAACAACCCACCTTGCACTGCTTGTGAAGTCAAAGGTGCAGTGTTATGTGCTACTTGCGAAGGTTCTGGTTTATATGTTGACTCAATCCTGGAGAGTCAAGGAATCATCGTGAAAGTTAGGTGCCTAG GTTGTGGCGGCACCGGCAACATTATGTGCTCCAGGTGCGGAGGGCGAGGGCACATTGGACTCCAGTAA